In Haloarcula limicola, the genomic stretch ATATCCGGGTCGTGGAGTCACCGAGCGGTGACTCGACGTGGCACCCTGTCATAGTTTGCCGCCCCGCCGGAGGCGGACCCAATCCGGCATTCGGGCACGTCCGCTTCGTGTTACTCCGGCTCAGTCGACCAGTCCGTAGCCGCGTTTGACCAGCAGGAAATCGACCAGGAGGACGGCCACGGCCGCGACCGAGAGGACGGCCAGCGACGTGTTCGGATCGATTTCAGTGACACCGATCATCCCGTAGCGGACGCCGTTGACCATGTAGACCATCGGATTCAGTAGGGACACTTGGCGCCACAGCGGCGGGAGCACGTCGAGCGAGTAGAACACCGCCCCGAAGAACACCAGCGGGCGGAGGATGAACTGGTTCATCACCGTCAGATAGTCGAAGTCCGTGGCCCAGAGTCCGCCGATGACGCCCAGCCCGGCGAACAGGACGGTGATCACCAGCAGGAACGCGACCGTGTAGAGCGGGTTCGCCAGCGGGACCGAGGTGAACACGACCCCGACACCGATGATGAGCAGCGACGTTATCACTCCCCGGAGAGCGCTCGCCGCGACGTAAGAGACGACCAGCTCGCCGTGGGACATGGGCGAGGTGATCACCTCGTGTATGTACTCGTTCCACCTCCCGTGGAAGATGGAGAACGAGGCGTTCTCGAACGAGTCCGAGATGGAGCCCAGTACGACCAGCCCCGGTAGCACGAACTGGATGTAGCTTACACCGGCGATCGCGCCGATCCGGTTTCCGAGGATCACCCCGAAGACAGCGAAGTACAGCGAGTTCGTCACGATCGGGGGCAGGAACGTGTTGTACGGTCGCCTGACGTACCTCAGCACCTCGCGCTGAATCAGCGTGCTGAGCTGCGTGTAGTTCGTACTCATGCCGTCACACCCTCGTCCGCGGCGTCTCGGCTCACGCCGACACCTCCGCGTAGTCGCGGTCGTCGCGGGTCAGGTCGACGAACACCTCTTCGAGCGACGCCCGGCGGATCTCCAGCGACGTGACGGTGTGGCCCCGCCGTTCGAGTTCCCGCACGAGCGCGGGGGCGGTCTGGCTCCCGCCGGCGGCGGTGACGCTGAGGCCGCCGTCGGTGACCGCCACCTCGCTGACGCCGTCGACGTCCAATCGCGGGGCGCGGTTCGGCGGGTCGGCGAGCCCGAGTTCGATGGTGTCGGTGCCGCGGGCCATCAAGTCGTCGGGAGCGGCGACCTCGACCTTGCTCCCGCTGTCCATGATGGCGACGCGGTCGCAGAGCCGTTCGGCCTCCTCGATGTAGTGGGTCGTCAGCAGGATGGTCGTCCCGGCGTCGTTCATCCGGTTGATGATGTCCCAGAGGTCGTGGCGCAACTGCACGTCCACGCCGGCGGTCGGTTCGTCGAGGATCAGCAGATCGGGGTCCGAGACGAGCGCTCGCGCGAGGACGAACCGCCGTTTCATCCCGCCGGAGAGCCAGTCGAAACGGGTGTCTCGCTTCTCCCAGATGCCGACGGTCTTCAGGGCGTCTTCCGCCCGCTCTCGGGCGGTCTCCTTGTCGATGCCGTGGTATCCAGCCTTGTGCTCTAGGACTTCGATGATGGGGAAGAATCGGTCGACGTTGAACTCCTGCGGCGCGAGGCCGATGCGGTCGCGGGCCTCGCGGTAGTCGTCCTCGACGTCGAAGCCGAACACTTCGGCGGTGCCGCCGTCCTTGTGGACGAGGCCGACGAGCGTGTTGATGAACGTCGTCTTGCCCGCGCCGTTGGGACCGAGCAACCCGAAGAACTCGCCGCGTTCGACGGTCAGGTCCAGTCCGTCGAGCGCCTGCACGTCGCCGTAGTCTTTCCGCAGATCTCGCGCGCGAATCGCCGGAGCGGTCATTGTCTACGCAAACGCAGCGACACCGAAAAGCGCGTTGAACGCGGCGGAACGGGCGGCC encodes the following:
- a CDS encoding ABC transporter permease, whose amino-acid sequence is MSTNYTQLSTLIQREVLRYVRRPYNTFLPPIVTNSLYFAVFGVILGNRIGAIAGVSYIQFVLPGLVVLGSISDSFENASFSIFHGRWNEYIHEVITSPMSHGELVVSYVAASALRGVITSLLIIGVGVVFTSVPLANPLYTVAFLLVITVLFAGLGVIGGLWATDFDYLTVMNQFILRPLVFFGAVFYSLDVLPPLWRQVSLLNPMVYMVNGVRYGMIGVTEIDPNTSLAVLSVAAVAVLLVDFLLVKRGYGLVD
- a CDS encoding ABC transporter ATP-binding protein; this encodes MTAPAIRARDLRKDYGDVQALDGLDLTVERGEFFGLLGPNGAGKTTFINTLVGLVHKDGGTAEVFGFDVEDDYREARDRIGLAPQEFNVDRFFPIIEVLEHKAGYHGIDKETARERAEDALKTVGIWEKRDTRFDWLSGGMKRRFVLARALVSDPDLLILDEPTAGVDVQLRHDLWDIINRMNDAGTTILLTTHYIEEAERLCDRVAIMDSGSKVEVAAPDDLMARGTDTIELGLADPPNRAPRLDVDGVSEVAVTDGGLSVTAAGGSQTAPALVRELERRGHTVTSLEIRRASLEEVFVDLTRDDRDYAEVSA